The Macaca thibetana thibetana isolate TM-01 chromosome 19, ASM2454274v1, whole genome shotgun sequence genome has a segment encoding these proteins:
- the FARSA gene encoding phenylalanine--tRNA ligase alpha subunit, with the protein MADGPVAELLLRRLEASDGGLDSAELAAELGMEHQAVVGAVKSLQALGEVIEAELRSTKRWELTAEGEEIAREGSHEARVFRSIPPEGLAQSELMRLPSGKVGFSKAMSNKWIRVDKSAADGPRVFRVVDSMEDEVQRRLQLVQGGQAEKLGEKERSELRKRKLLAEVTLKTYWVSKGSAFSTSISKQETELSPEMISSGSWRDRPFKPYNFLAHGVLPDSGHLHPLLKVRSQFRQIFLEMGFTEMPTDNFIESSFWNFDALFQPQQHPARDQHDTFFLRDPAEALQLPMDYVQRVKRTHSQGGYGSQGYKYTWKLDEARKNLLRTHTTSASARALYRLAQKKPFTPVKYFSIDRVFRNETLDATHLAEFHQIEGVVADHGLTLGHLMGVLREFFTKLGITQLRFKPAYNPYTEPSMEVFSYHQGLKKWVEVGNSGVFRPEMLLPMGLPENVSVIAWGLSLERPTMIKYGINNIRDLVGHKVNLQMVYDSPLCRLDAEPRPPPTQEAA; encoded by the exons ATGGCGGATGGTCCGGTGGCGGAACTGCTGCTCCGGCGGCTGGAGGCGTCCGATGGCGGCCTGGACAGCGCCGAGCTGGCGGCTGAGCTGGGCATGGAGCACCAAGCGGTGGTGGGCGCCGTGAAGAGCCTTCAGGCACTGGGCGAG GTCATCGAGGCTGAACTTCGGTCCACCAAGCGCTGGGAGCTTACTGCGGAGGGTGAGGAGATTGCCCGGGAGGGCAGCCATGAGGCCCGTGTGTTTCGAAGCATCCCCCCGGAGGGCCTGGCCCAGAGCGAGCTTATG CGACTGCCCAGTGGCAAAGTGGGCTTCAGCAAGGCCATGTCCAACAAGTGGATCCGGGTAGACAAGAGTGCAGCCGACGGGCCCCGGGTGTTCCGAGTG GTGGACAGCATGGAGGACGAGGTGCAGCGGCGGCTCCAACTGGTCCAGGGGGGACAGGCTGAGAAGCtgggggagaaggagaggagcGAGCTGAGGAAGAGGAAGCTGTTGGCTGAAGT GACCCTGAAGACCTACTGGGTGAGCAAAGGCAGTGCCTTTAGTACCAGCATCTCCAAGCAAGAGACAGAACTGAGCCCAGAGATGATCTCTAG TGGCTCTTGGCGGGACCGGCCCTTCAAGCCCTACAACTTCTTGGCCCACGGTGTCCTCCCCGACAGCGGTCACCTTCACCCCCTGCTCAAGGTCCGCTCCCAGTTCCGACAGATCTTCCTGGAGATGGG GTTCACCGAGATGCCGACCGATAACTTCATTGAGAGCTCCTTCTGGAACTTTGACGCCCTCTTCCAGCCCCAGCAGCACCCAGCCCGTGACCAGCATGATACCTTCTTCCTTCGAG ATCCAGCTGAGGCCCTGCAGCTCCCAATGGACTACGTCCAGCGGGTCAAGCGGACCCACTCTCAGGGCGGCTACGGCTCACAGGG GTACAAGTATACCTGGAAGCTGGATGAGGCCCGGAAAAACCTACTTCGTACCCACACCACATCAGCCAGCGCCCGTGCACTCTATCGCCTTGCCCAAAAG AAGCCCTTCACGCCGGTCAAGTACTTCTCCATCGACCGCGTATTCCGGAATGAGACCCTGGACGCCACACACCTGGCTGAGTTCCACCAGATcgagggtgtggtggcggatcaCGGCCTCACCCTGGGCCACCTCATGGGCGTTCTGCGGGAGTTCTTCACCAAGCTGG GTATCACGCAACTCCGCTTCAAGCCAGCCTACAACCCATACACAGAGCCCAGCATGGAGGTGTTCAGCTACCACCAAG GCCTGAAGAAGTGGGTGGAGGTCGGAAACTCGGGGGTCTTCCGTCCAGAGATGCTGCTGCCCATGGGGCTTCCCGAGAATGTGTCGGTCATTGCCTGGGGCCTCTCCCTGGAGCG CCCAACGATGATCAAATATGGCATCAACAACATCCGGGACCTGGTGGGCCACAAGGTGAACCTGCAGATGGTGTACGACAGTCCCCTGTGCCGCCTGGATGCTGAGCCGAGGCCCCCTCCCACACAGGAGGCTGCGTGA
- the SYCE2 gene encoding synaptonemal complex central element protein 2 isoform X1, producing MERQGVDVPHVKCKDQEPQPLGESKEHQRWEENCKEEAGGGPASASCQLTVLEGKSGLYFSSLDSSIDILQKRAQELIENINESRQKDHALMTNFRNSLKTKVSDLTEKLEERIYQIYNDHNKIIQEKLQEFTQKMAKISHLETELKQVCHSVETVYKDLCLQPESLRLRRGPDHSRGKSPPRPSDSQPPDVFVSSVAETTSQATASEEQTHRDGEC from the exons ATGGAGCGACAGGGA GTGGACGTGCCCCATGTGAAGTGCAAAGACCAGGAGCCACAGCCCTTGGGGGAGAGCAAGGAGCATCAGCGGTGGGAAGAGAACTGCAAGGAGGAAGCTGGTGGAGGGCCAGCTAG TGCCAGTTGCCAGCTGACAGTGCTGGAAGGGAAGTCGGGACTCTACTTCTCCTCTCTGGACTCAAGCATCGACATCCTGCAGAAGAGAGCCCAGGAGCTGATCGAAAACATCAACGAGAGCCGGCAAAAGGACCATGCGCTCATGACCAACTTCAGGAACAGCCTGAAGACCAAG GTTTCGGATCTGACAGAGAAATTAGAGGAGAGGATCTATCAGATTTATAATGACCACAACAAGATCATCCAGGAAAAGCTCCAAGAGTTCACCCAGAAAATGGCAAAGATCAGCCATTTGGAGACAGAGCTCAAACAAGTCTGCCACAGCGTGGAGACTGTGTACAAAGACCTGTGTCTCCAGCCTGAG AGCCTAAGACTCAGACGGGGGCCAGACCACTCTAGGGGGAAGTCCCCACCACGTCCCAGCGACTCACAGCCCCCAGACGTGTTCGTTTCTTCCGTGGCTGAAACTACTTCTCAG GCCACTGCTTCAGAAGAACAGACCCACAGAGATGGTGAATGCTGA
- the SYCE2 gene encoding synaptonemal complex central element protein 2 isoform X2 translates to MERQGVDVPHVKCKDQEPQPLGESKEHQRWEENCKEEAGGGPASASCQLTVLEGKSGLYFSSLDSSIDILQKRAQELIENINESRQKDHALMTNFRNSLKTKVSDLTEKLEERIYQIYNDHNKIIQEKLQEFTQKMAKISHLETELKQVCHSVETVYKDLCLQPEATASEEQTHRDGEC, encoded by the exons ATGGAGCGACAGGGA GTGGACGTGCCCCATGTGAAGTGCAAAGACCAGGAGCCACAGCCCTTGGGGGAGAGCAAGGAGCATCAGCGGTGGGAAGAGAACTGCAAGGAGGAAGCTGGTGGAGGGCCAGCTAG TGCCAGTTGCCAGCTGACAGTGCTGGAAGGGAAGTCGGGACTCTACTTCTCCTCTCTGGACTCAAGCATCGACATCCTGCAGAAGAGAGCCCAGGAGCTGATCGAAAACATCAACGAGAGCCGGCAAAAGGACCATGCGCTCATGACCAACTTCAGGAACAGCCTGAAGACCAAG GTTTCGGATCTGACAGAGAAATTAGAGGAGAGGATCTATCAGATTTATAATGACCACAACAAGATCATCCAGGAAAAGCTCCAAGAGTTCACCCAGAAAATGGCAAAGATCAGCCATTTGGAGACAGAGCTCAAACAAGTCTGCCACAGCGTGGAGACTGTGTACAAAGACCTGTGTCTCCAGCCTGAG GCCACTGCTTCAGAAGAACAGACCCACAGAGATGGTGAATGCTGA